A region from the Microbispora sp. ZYX-F-249 genome encodes:
- a CDS encoding DUF6210 family protein codes for MKAQRFVSLDPDGTSGGRWMYVVVEAGTGVFYQQQYGGTACREGQVEGFLVPLFGLDALDALRRLFEKHFRRAGTWNHPWPDDERNRLRDIVGSIPYWACDGNAETRHDLRLDESRIGEVDEAWVPVITPDGPGVLMWHNSD; via the coding sequence GTGAAAGCGCAACGCTTCGTCTCCCTCGATCCCGACGGCACGAGCGGCGGCCGCTGGATGTACGTCGTGGTGGAAGCCGGGACCGGGGTCTTCTACCAGCAGCAGTACGGAGGCACGGCCTGCCGCGAGGGGCAGGTGGAAGGCTTCCTCGTCCCACTGTTCGGCCTCGACGCTCTCGACGCGCTTCGGCGGCTCTTCGAGAAGCACTTCCGGCGCGCCGGCACCTGGAACCACCCGTGGCCGGACGACGAGCGGAACAGGCTGCGCGACATCGTCGGATCGATCCCGTACTGGGCATGCGACGGAAACGCCGAGACGCGGCACGACCTCCGGCTGGACGAGAGCCGGATCGGCGAGGTGGACGAGGCATGGGTTCCGGTGATCACACCCGACGGCCCCGGAGTGCTCATGTGGCACAACTCGGACTGA
- a CDS encoding SPFH domain-containing protein — protein sequence MPRTPSAASGGTSRRSFRGIAILVILALIVVGAPTLIGAFSGFERTSGGEVAVVRDGGPLDDNKVRQVIDPGSGVTWIGWWSQIHRYPAQQRFYTITSNSGEGEKSGVDVVNVPSSDGVNMGIEGTLYFGLNLDHQTLKSFDDKFGTRKFRSTNGGTYYPWDGDEGWSAFLDQIIRPVIDNDLRTQINNFRCAELVSSCALVQNNSAGQQSGVPQQGNNANIAKIQNAVNTSLAEDLKATLGADFLTGIHFNLSRVTLPTEVQEAVNQAQAAFAKVTEAQAKVAQARAEAEANKARQDGYNKCPTCAEIEKLKALPQGITVYAPGNTGGVALPTK from the coding sequence ATGCCCCGCACCCCCTCCGCCGCCTCGGGTGGCACGTCGCGCCGGTCCTTCCGCGGCATCGCCATCCTGGTGATCCTCGCGCTCATCGTCGTCGGCGCGCCGACCCTGATCGGCGCGTTCAGCGGGTTCGAGCGCACCAGCGGCGGAGAGGTGGCGGTCGTCCGCGACGGCGGGCCGCTCGACGACAACAAGGTCCGCCAGGTCATCGACCCCGGCTCCGGGGTCACCTGGATCGGCTGGTGGTCCCAGATACACCGCTATCCGGCGCAGCAGCGCTTCTACACGATCACCTCGAACTCCGGCGAAGGCGAGAAGTCCGGCGTCGACGTGGTCAACGTGCCGAGCAGCGACGGCGTCAACATGGGCATCGAGGGCACGCTGTACTTCGGGCTCAACCTCGACCACCAGACGCTGAAGTCGTTCGACGACAAGTTCGGCACGCGCAAGTTCCGCAGCACCAACGGCGGGACCTACTACCCCTGGGACGGCGACGAGGGCTGGTCCGCCTTCCTGGACCAGATCATCCGACCGGTGATCGACAACGACCTGCGCACCCAGATCAACAACTTCCGCTGCGCCGAACTGGTCTCCTCCTGCGCTCTCGTGCAGAACAACAGCGCCGGTCAGCAATCGGGCGTGCCGCAGCAGGGCAACAACGCGAACATCGCCAAGATCCAGAACGCGGTGAACACGAGCCTGGCCGAGGACCTCAAGGCGACCCTCGGCGCCGACTTCCTCACCGGCATCCACTTCAACCTCTCGCGGGTGACCCTGCCCACCGAGGTGCAGGAGGCGGTCAACCAGGCACAGGCCGCGTTCGCGAAGGTCACGGAGGCACAGGCCAAGGTCGCCCAGGCACGCGCCGAGGCGGAGGCCAACAAGGCCCGGCAGGACGGCTACAACAAGTGCCCCACCTGTGCGGAGATCGAGAAGCTGAAGGCTCTGCCCCAGGGCATCACGGTGTACGCGCCGGGCAATACTGGAGGCGTCGCTCTGCCCACCAAGTAG
- a CDS encoding YaaA family protein, whose protein sequence is MLILLPPSEGKAERGTSAVRRLSFPELASPREKVLDALVSLCHAPEARDVLGLSEGQAGEIGRNLALSTARTLPVAALYTGVLYDNLALATLSPEARRRADRRIVVFSALWGLLRPSDRVPPYRLSMGVRLPPMGGLAAFWRPSISAVLDATKGLVVDMRSATYAAAWQPGERGVAVRVLREAAGKRTVVSHMAKATRGVVARSLVETPDRPRTAGDLADLLTGLGHRVELAASAGRGRPRVLDVIVNE, encoded by the coding sequence GTGCTCATCCTGCTTCCGCCCTCGGAGGGGAAGGCCGAGCGGGGAACCTCTGCCGTCCGGCGGCTCAGCTTCCCCGAACTCGCCTCCCCGCGCGAGAAGGTCCTCGACGCCCTCGTCTCGCTCTGCCACGCCCCCGAGGCGCGCGACGTGCTCGGCCTGTCCGAGGGACAGGCCGGCGAGATCGGGCGCAACCTGGCGCTGTCCACGGCGCGCACCCTGCCCGTCGCCGCCCTCTACACGGGCGTGCTGTACGACAATCTCGCCCTGGCCACCCTCTCGCCCGAGGCCCGGCGGCGGGCGGACCGGAGGATCGTCGTTTTCTCGGCACTGTGGGGCCTGCTGCGCCCGTCCGACCGCGTGCCGCCCTACCGGCTGTCCATGGGCGTACGGCTGCCGCCGATGGGCGGCCTGGCCGCGTTCTGGCGGCCGTCGATCAGCGCGGTGCTCGACGCGACGAAGGGGCTCGTGGTGGACATGCGGTCCGCGACGTACGCCGCCGCCTGGCAGCCCGGCGAACGCGGCGTGGCCGTACGGGTGCTGAGGGAGGCGGCGGGGAAACGGACCGTCGTCAGCCACATGGCGAAGGCCACCAGGGGCGTGGTGGCCCGATCGCTCGTCGAGACCCCCGACCGGCCCCGCACGGCCGGCGACCTCGCCGACCTGCTGACCGGCCTGGGGCACCGGGTGGAACTGGCCGCGTCCGCCGGCCGGGGACGGCCGCGGGTCCTCGACGTGATCGTGAACGAGTGA
- a CDS encoding beta-class carbonic anhydrase gives MSVTDELLANAERYAAGFDKGHLPLPPARGVAVVACMDARLNVYGLLGLAEGDAHVIRNAGGVVTADERRSLAISQRLLGTREIILIHHTDCGMLTFTDDGFRGDIEAEVGIKPDWAAEAFADLDADLIQSLNRIKADPFIPHKDSVRGFVYEVETGRLREVKP, from the coding sequence ATGAGCGTCACCGACGAGCTCCTCGCCAACGCCGAGCGATACGCCGCGGGTTTCGACAAGGGGCATTTGCCGCTGCCTCCGGCGCGCGGCGTGGCCGTCGTCGCCTGCATGGACGCCCGGCTCAACGTGTACGGCCTGCTGGGCCTGGCCGAGGGCGACGCGCACGTCATCCGCAACGCCGGCGGCGTGGTGACCGCGGACGAGCGGCGCAGCCTCGCCATCAGCCAGCGCCTGCTCGGCACCCGGGAGATCATCCTCATCCACCACACGGACTGCGGCATGCTGACCTTCACCGACGACGGCTTCCGCGGGGACATCGAGGCGGAGGTCGGGATCAAGCCCGACTGGGCCGCCGAGGCTTTTGCCGACCTCGACGCGGACCTCATCCAGTCGCTCAACCGCATCAAGGCCGACCCGTTCATCCCGCACAAGGACTCGGTGCGGGGCTTCGTCTACGAGGTGGAGACCGGCCGCCTGCGGGAGGTCAAACCCTGA
- a CDS encoding DUF7455 domain-containing protein encodes MTGALAPIKPLTALDRCDRCGAQAYIRATLPVGGELLFCAHHGRQHVTVLRDKGAEIQDESARLSESPATAPDGER; translated from the coding sequence GTGACTGGAGCTCTCGCCCCCATCAAGCCGCTGACGGCCCTGGACCGGTGCGACCGGTGCGGTGCTCAGGCCTACATCCGCGCGACCCTGCCCGTGGGTGGGGAGTTGCTGTTCTGCGCCCACCACGGGCGTCAGCACGTGACTGTGCTGCGCGACAAAGGTGCTGAGATCCAGGACGAGTCGGCCCGACTCAGTGAATCCCCCGCGACCGCCCCTGACGGCGAGCGCTGA
- a CDS encoding VOC family protein, protein MSGVARMYSVVLDCPDPKALAAFYAGLLGWKVTSEEEDWVTLTGDDQGRLSFQRVPGHRPPAWPDAGHSQQFHLDLVVDDPVRAEKEALALGAVRHEHQPGAGHGWTVYLDPAGHPFCLCASSA, encoded by the coding sequence ATGAGCGGTGTCGCACGCATGTACTCGGTGGTGCTCGACTGCCCGGACCCCAAGGCCCTGGCCGCCTTCTACGCCGGGCTGCTGGGCTGGAAGGTCACGAGCGAGGAGGAGGACTGGGTCACCCTCACCGGGGACGACCAGGGCCGTCTGTCCTTCCAGCGGGTGCCCGGCCACAGGCCGCCCGCGTGGCCGGACGCCGGGCACTCGCAGCAGTTCCACCTGGACCTCGTCGTGGACGACCCGGTCAGGGCGGAGAAGGAGGCGCTGGCCCTGGGCGCGGTCAGGCATGAGCACCAGCCCGGCGCGGGGCATGGGTGGACCGTCTACCTCGACCCGGCGGGACACCCGTTCTGCCTGTGCGCCTCGTCGGCCTGA
- a CDS encoding DNA gyrase/topoisomerase IV subunit A, producing MARRTTTPPPDEDFEERIVDIDVSAEMRTSFLEYAYSVIYQRALPDARDGLKPVQRRILYSMSEMGLRPDRGHVKSSRVVGEVMGKLHPHGDSAIYDALVRLAQPFSMRLPLVDGHGNFGSPDDLPAAMRYTEARLAPAAMLMVQSIDEDTVDFKPNYDGQETEPSVMPSAFPNLLVNGASGIAVGMATNMAPHNLGEVIAAARYLIRKPAATLDELMRFVPGPDLPTGGTIIGLGGVRDAYETGRGTFKMRAKATIEQVTPRRKGIVVTELPFNVGPERVVTKIKELVNAKKLTGIADLKDLTDRHKGLRLVVEVKNGFNPEAVLEELYRLTPMEETFGINNVALVDGQPRTLGLRELLSVYVDHRLDVVRRRSAYRLRKREERLHLVDGLIIALLNIDQVIRVIRNSDDTAQARARLMETFELSEIQANYILDTPLRRLTRYDKLELDREKEQLQADIAELNEILGSEDRLRKVVSSELAEVAKTYGTPRRTVLLESSEAARSAVVPLEVPDDPCLVLLSSTGLLARTTDATPISGEGERTAHDVLVSVVRSTVRGEVGVVTSKGRLIRVSVLDLPALPPSANPPTLAGGHPVSEHVSLEPGEKVVGLGSLDPDGPGLALGTSQGVVKRVVPEYPVNRDEFEVIGLRDGDVVVGAVELTSADHDLVFITSDAQLLRFPASVVRPQGRPAGGMAGVRLDGDAKVVFFGVVDPAREARVVTVAGSSTALPGTQMGAGKVSDYADFPPKGRATGGVRAQRFLKGEDVLLLAYAGPAPVKAVSSTGKPVPLPEELGRRDGSGVRLVHAIAAIGGALGADGDDEAAATEGGMATTGDTGGEEPVS from the coding sequence ATGGCCCGACGCACGACGACACCCCCGCCGGACGAGGACTTCGAGGAGCGGATCGTCGACATCGACGTCTCCGCGGAGATGCGGACGAGCTTCCTTGAGTACGCCTATTCGGTGATCTACCAGCGCGCGCTGCCCGACGCGCGCGACGGTCTCAAGCCCGTCCAGCGCCGCATCCTCTACTCCATGAGCGAGATGGGCCTGCGGCCCGACCGCGGGCACGTCAAGTCCTCCCGCGTCGTCGGCGAGGTGATGGGCAAGCTCCACCCGCACGGCGACTCGGCCATCTACGACGCGCTCGTACGGCTCGCGCAGCCGTTCTCGATGCGCCTGCCTCTGGTGGACGGACACGGCAACTTCGGCTCTCCCGACGACCTGCCCGCCGCGATGCGGTACACCGAGGCCCGTCTCGCCCCGGCCGCCATGCTCATGGTGCAGTCGATCGACGAGGACACCGTCGACTTCAAGCCCAACTACGACGGCCAGGAGACCGAGCCGTCGGTCATGCCGTCGGCGTTCCCCAACCTGCTGGTCAACGGCGCCTCCGGCATCGCGGTCGGCATGGCCACCAACATGGCCCCGCACAACCTCGGCGAGGTCATCGCCGCGGCCCGCTACCTGATCAGGAAGCCGGCCGCCACACTCGACGAGCTCATGCGTTTCGTCCCCGGCCCCGACCTGCCGACCGGCGGCACGATCATCGGCCTGGGCGGCGTCAGGGACGCGTACGAGACCGGCCGCGGCACCTTCAAGATGCGGGCCAAGGCCACGATCGAGCAGGTCACCCCGCGCCGCAAGGGCATCGTCGTCACCGAGCTGCCCTTCAACGTGGGTCCCGAGCGGGTGGTCACCAAGATCAAGGAGCTGGTGAACGCCAAGAAGCTCACCGGCATCGCCGACCTCAAGGACCTGACCGACCGGCACAAGGGCCTGCGCCTGGTCGTCGAGGTCAAGAACGGCTTCAACCCCGAGGCCGTGCTGGAGGAGCTCTACCGGCTGACGCCGATGGAGGAGACCTTCGGCATCAACAACGTCGCCCTCGTCGACGGCCAGCCGCGCACGCTCGGCCTGCGCGAGCTGCTGTCGGTCTACGTGGACCACCGGCTCGACGTCGTGCGCAGGCGCTCGGCGTACCGGCTGCGCAAGCGCGAGGAACGGCTTCACCTCGTCGACGGCCTCATCATCGCGCTGCTCAACATCGACCAGGTCATCCGGGTCATCCGGAACTCGGACGACACCGCGCAGGCCCGCGCGCGGCTCATGGAGACCTTCGAGCTGAGCGAGATCCAGGCCAACTACATCCTCGACACCCCGCTGCGCCGCCTGACCCGCTACGACAAGCTGGAGCTCGACCGGGAGAAGGAGCAGCTCCAGGCCGACATCGCCGAGCTGAACGAGATCCTCGGCTCGGAGGACCGGCTGCGCAAGGTCGTGTCGTCCGAGCTGGCCGAGGTGGCCAAGACCTACGGCACGCCGCGGCGCACGGTCCTGCTCGAGTCGTCGGAGGCCGCCAGGAGCGCCGTCGTGCCGCTGGAGGTGCCCGACGACCCCTGCCTGGTGCTGCTGTCGTCCACCGGCCTGCTGGCCCGTACGACCGACGCCACGCCGATCTCCGGCGAGGGTGAGCGCACGGCGCACGACGTGCTCGTGTCGGTGGTCCGCTCGACCGTACGCGGCGAGGTCGGCGTGGTGACTTCCAAGGGCCGGTTGATCCGGGTCTCGGTGCTCGACCTGCCCGCGCTGCCGCCCTCGGCCAACCCGCCCACGCTGGCGGGCGGGCACCCGGTGTCGGAGCACGTCTCGCTCGAACCGGGCGAGAAGGTCGTCGGCCTGGGCTCGCTCGACCCGGACGGGCCGGGTCTCGCGCTCGGCACCAGCCAGGGTGTGGTCAAGCGGGTCGTGCCCGAATATCCCGTCAACCGCGACGAGTTCGAGGTGATCGGCCTGCGGGACGGCGACGTGGTGGTCGGCGCCGTCGAGCTGACCTCCGCCGACCACGACCTGGTCTTCATCACCAGCGACGCGCAGCTGCTGCGCTTCCCCGCCTCCGTCGTACGGCCTCAGGGACGCCCGGCCGGCGGCATGGCCGGCGTGCGTCTCGACGGCGACGCGAAGGTGGTCTTCTTCGGCGTGGTCGATCCGGCCCGCGAGGCGCGTGTGGTGACGGTCGCCGGCTCCTCCACCGCCCTGCCCGGCACCCAGATGGGCGCGGGCAAGGTCTCCGACTACGCCGACTTCCCGCCGAAGGGCCGGGCGACCGGCGGCGTCCGTGCCCAGCGCTTCCTGAAGGGCGAGGACGTCCTGCTGCTCGCCTACGCCGGTCCGGCCCCGGTGAAGGCCGTCTCCTCGACCGGAAAGCCGGTGCCGCTGCCGGAGGAGCTGGGCCGCCGCGACGGCTCGGGCGTGCGCCTCGTGCACGCCATCGCCGCGATCGGCGGCGCGCTCGGCGCGGACGGCGACGACGAGGCCGCCGCGACCGAGGGCGGCATGGCCACCACCGGCGACACCGGCGGCGAAGAACCGGTCTCTTGA
- a CDS encoding GNAT family N-acetyltransferase, translating to MDEEIAQFDLLVDEAWPAPGRAEDGGWVYRHAGGVTKRANSVLALGERADLPEAVDRAERFYEGLGLPCVFYVGAGATPGLDEELSRRGYLLADPTSVMTRPLTSGDRAAGAVVEDAPSERWLHTWWSVDGGRHRDAGETPARTWGERILGGVPAGYVLLDEGAVGRGVPQGRWLGVYCMAVEPRVRRRGLGAAVLRTLLAWGGGHGADGAYLVVTEANAAARALYEREGFTVAGRYHYRVRP from the coding sequence GTGGATGAGGAGATCGCACAGTTCGACCTGCTGGTCGACGAGGCCTGGCCGGCGCCGGGGCGGGCCGAGGACGGCGGCTGGGTCTACCGGCATGCCGGCGGAGTGACGAAGCGGGCCAACTCGGTGCTCGCGCTGGGAGAGCGCGCGGACCTGCCGGAGGCGGTCGACCGGGCCGAGCGGTTCTACGAGGGCCTCGGGCTGCCCTGTGTGTTCTACGTAGGCGCGGGCGCGACGCCGGGGCTCGACGAAGAACTGAGCCGCCGGGGCTACCTGCTCGCTGACCCCACGTCGGTGATGACCAGACCGCTGACCTCCGGTGACCGTGCCGCGGGGGCGGTGGTGGAGGACGCGCCGTCGGAACGGTGGCTGCACACGTGGTGGAGCGTCGACGGCGGGCGGCATCGCGACGCCGGGGAGACTCCCGCGCGGACGTGGGGCGAGCGCATCCTCGGCGGAGTGCCCGCCGGGTACGTCCTCCTCGACGAGGGCGCGGTGGGAAGGGGCGTCCCGCAGGGCCGGTGGCTCGGCGTCTACTGCATGGCCGTCGAGCCACGCGTCAGGCGGCGCGGGCTGGGCGCGGCCGTGCTGCGCACCCTGCTCGCCTGGGGCGGAGGCCACGGCGCGGACGGCGCGTACCTGGTGGTGACGGAGGCCAACGCGGCGGCCCGCGCGCTCTACGAGCGGGAGGGCTTCACCGTCGCCGGTCGCTATCACTACCGCGTGCGGCCCTGA
- a CDS encoding beta-class carbonic anhydrase, translating into MTAAFDDLLAANEKYASTFTHSGLSGRAARGLAVVTCMDSRIDPLGLLGLTAGDAKILRNAGARVTDDVLRTLVLAVYLLGVDRVLVMPHTDCRMSKSTDEDVHNLIAAEYGVDTRSLEFQTVPDQRATLRHDITRIKSSPYLPADLVVGGALYDVHTGRLQPVEL; encoded by the coding sequence ATGACCGCTGCCTTCGACGATCTACTCGCCGCGAACGAGAAGTACGCGAGCACGTTCACCCACTCCGGACTCAGCGGCCGCGCCGCGCGCGGACTCGCCGTGGTGACGTGCATGGACTCCCGCATCGACCCCCTCGGCCTGCTCGGCCTGACCGCCGGCGACGCGAAGATCCTGCGCAACGCCGGCGCCCGGGTGACCGACGACGTCCTGCGTACTCTCGTCCTCGCCGTCTACCTGCTCGGCGTCGACCGCGTGCTGGTGATGCCGCACACCGACTGCCGGATGTCCAAGTCGACAGACGAAGACGTGCACAACCTCATCGCCGCCGAGTACGGCGTCGACACCCGGAGCCTGGAGTTCCAGACGGTCCCCGACCAGCGGGCCACGCTGCGGCACGACATCACCCGCATCAAGTCCAGCCCCTACCTGCCGGCTGACCTCGTCGTGGGCGGCGCGCTGTACGACGTGCACACGGGACGGCTCCAGCCCGTCGAGCTCTGA
- a CDS encoding GlxA family transcriptional regulator, whose product MHTVAILALDHVVPFDLATPIEVFGRTRLPDGRRPYRVRVCGPAPEVATEAFALRVPYGVDALAHADTVIVPGCSERAGPPPAEALEALREAAARGTRLASICVGAFTLAAAGLLDGLRATTHWAAAPELARRFPSVDVRPDVLYVDNGQVLTSAGAAAGLDLCLHMIRRDHGSAVAADAARLSVMPLEREGGQAQFIVHEHPPVPGGSLLEPVLAWIEDNLGRDLTLAEMAARGGMSERTFSRRFRQQTGTTPLQWLLRARVRRAQYLLENSDHGVERIAAQAGFGSPTAFRERFKRVVGTTPQAYRSSFRGGPAVI is encoded by the coding sequence GTGCACACCGTGGCGATCCTGGCGCTGGACCATGTCGTGCCGTTCGACCTGGCGACCCCCATCGAGGTGTTCGGCCGCACCCGCCTGCCGGACGGCCGCAGGCCGTACCGGGTGCGGGTGTGCGGGCCCGCCCCCGAAGTGGCGACCGAGGCGTTCGCCCTGCGCGTGCCGTACGGCGTGGACGCGCTGGCGCACGCCGACACGGTCATCGTGCCCGGCTGCTCGGAGCGGGCCGGGCCGCCCCCGGCCGAGGCCCTGGAGGCGCTGCGCGAGGCGGCCGCGCGGGGCACCCGCCTCGCCTCGATCTGCGTGGGCGCGTTCACGCTCGCGGCGGCCGGGCTGCTGGACGGTCTGCGGGCGACCACCCACTGGGCGGCGGCGCCCGAGCTGGCCCGGCGGTTCCCGTCGGTGGACGTGCGGCCGGACGTGCTGTACGTCGACAACGGGCAGGTGCTCACCTCCGCGGGCGCGGCGGCCGGACTCGACCTGTGCCTGCACATGATCAGGCGCGACCACGGCTCGGCCGTCGCGGCCGACGCCGCCCGCCTGTCGGTCATGCCCCTCGAACGGGAGGGTGGCCAGGCCCAGTTCATCGTCCACGAGCATCCGCCGGTGCCCGGCGGCTCACTGCTGGAGCCGGTGCTTGCGTGGATCGAGGACAACCTCGGCCGCGACCTCACCCTGGCGGAGATGGCGGCCCGGGGCGGGATGAGCGAGCGCACCTTCAGCCGGCGCTTCCGGCAGCAGACCGGCACCACTCCGCTGCAGTGGCTGCTGCGGGCCCGGGTGCGGCGGGCGCAGTACCTGCTGGAGAACAGTGATCACGGCGTCGAACGCATCGCGGCGCAGGCCGGGTTCGGGTCGCCGACCGCGTTCAGGGAGCGGTTCAAGCGGGTCGTGGGGACCACGCCGCAGGCGTACCGCTCGTCCTTCCGGGGCGGCCCCGCCGTCATCTGA
- a CDS encoding DNA gyrase/topoisomerase IV subunit B, with amino-acid sequence MTAVRAETGYTARHLSVLEGLEAVRKRPGMYIGSTDTRGLMHCLWEIVDNAVDEALGGYCTRIEVELHPDGSVEVRDNGRGIPVDIEPKTGLAGVELVYTKLHAGGKFGGGSYGASGGLHGVGASVVNALSSRVDVEVDRDGKIHQISFRRGVPGVFDGDGPTAKFRKKSGLRDGGPAPRNVTGTRVRFWADRQIFLPEAEVSLDEIHVRLRQTAFLVPGLTLVVRDARGEEPVEESFRFDGGIGEFTEFLSRDEAVCDVLRLQGEGHFHETVPVLDEQGHMTPTEIERELTVDVAVRWGKGYETTVRSFVNVIATPKGGTHVAGFERALVRTINEQLRETRLLKNGDEPVTKEDILEGLTAVVTVRVPEPQFEGQTKEVLGTSAASRIVAHVVTRELKALFATPKRGQKQQLRAVLEKIVAAAKARIAAREHRDNQRRKSALENSALPAKLVDCRSDDVDRSELFIVEGDSALGTAKLARDSEFQALLPIRGKILNVQKASVADMLKNAECAAIIQVVGAGSGRSFDIESARYGKIILMADADVDGAHIRCLLLTLFHRYMKPMVEAGRVFAAVPPLHRIEITNPGRGQDKYIYTYSDAELHKVLRDLERRGKRWKDPVQRYKGLGEMDADQLAETTMDPRHRVLRRVKIEDVEDAEHIFSLLMGSDVGPRREFIIGSAAEVDRDHIDA; translated from the coding sequence GTGACTGCGGTTCGCGCGGAGACGGGGTACACCGCCCGTCATCTCTCTGTGCTGGAAGGCCTGGAGGCCGTCCGCAAGCGCCCAGGGATGTACATCGGCTCCACGGACACGCGCGGCCTCATGCACTGCCTCTGGGAGATCGTGGACAACGCGGTCGACGAGGCGCTGGGCGGCTACTGCACCCGCATCGAGGTCGAGCTGCACCCCGACGGCTCGGTCGAGGTCCGCGACAACGGGCGCGGCATCCCCGTCGACATCGAGCCCAAGACCGGCCTGGCCGGCGTCGAGCTCGTTTACACCAAGCTGCACGCGGGCGGCAAGTTCGGCGGCGGTTCCTACGGCGCCTCGGGCGGTCTGCACGGCGTCGGCGCCTCGGTGGTCAACGCGCTGTCCTCCCGGGTGGACGTGGAGGTCGACCGCGACGGGAAGATCCACCAGATCAGCTTCCGCCGGGGCGTGCCCGGCGTGTTCGACGGCGACGGCCCGACCGCCAAGTTCCGCAAGAAGTCCGGCCTGCGCGACGGCGGCCCGGCTCCGCGCAACGTCACCGGCACACGCGTGCGCTTCTGGGCCGACCGGCAGATCTTCCTGCCCGAGGCTGAGGTCTCGCTCGACGAGATCCACGTGCGGCTGCGCCAGACGGCTTTCCTGGTGCCGGGGCTCACGCTCGTGGTGCGCGACGCCCGCGGCGAGGAGCCGGTCGAGGAGTCGTTCCGCTTCGACGGCGGCATCGGCGAGTTCACCGAGTTCCTGTCCCGCGACGAGGCCGTGTGCGACGTGCTGCGGCTGCAGGGCGAGGGCCACTTCCACGAGACGGTCCCCGTGCTCGACGAGCAGGGCCACATGACGCCGACGGAGATCGAGCGGGAGCTCACCGTCGACGTCGCGGTCCGCTGGGGGAAGGGCTACGAGACGACCGTACGCTCCTTCGTGAACGTGATCGCCACGCCGAAGGGCGGCACCCACGTCGCCGGGTTCGAGCGGGCGCTGGTCCGCACGATCAACGAGCAGCTGAGGGAGACCCGGCTGCTGAAGAACGGCGACGAGCCGGTGACCAAGGAGGACATCCTCGAAGGGCTGACCGCGGTGGTCACCGTGCGGGTGCCCGAGCCGCAGTTCGAAGGCCAGACCAAGGAGGTGCTCGGCACCTCCGCGGCCAGCCGCATCGTCGCCCACGTGGTGACCCGGGAGCTCAAGGCGCTGTTCGCCACCCCCAAGCGGGGGCAGAAGCAGCAGCTGCGCGCGGTGCTCGAGAAGATCGTCGCCGCCGCCAAGGCGCGTATCGCCGCCCGCGAGCACCGCGACAACCAGCGGCGCAAGTCCGCCCTGGAGAACTCGGCGCTGCCCGCGAAGCTGGTCGACTGCCGCAGCGACGACGTCGACCGCAGCGAGCTGTTCATCGTCGAGGGTGACTCCGCGCTGGGCACGGCCAAGCTCGCCCGCGATTCGGAGTTCCAGGCGCTGCTGCCGATCCGGGGCAAAATCCTGAACGTGCAGAAGGCGTCGGTCGCCGACATGCTCAAGAACGCCGAGTGCGCGGCGATCATCCAGGTGGTGGGCGCAGGATCCGGCCGTTCGTTCGACATCGAGTCGGCCCGCTACGGCAAGATCATCTTAATGGCGGACGCGGATGTGGACGGCGCGCACATCCGCTGCCTGCTGCTCACGCTCTTCCACCGCTACATGAAGCCGATGGTCGAGGCCGGGCGGGTGTTCGCCGCGGTGCCGCCGCTGCACCGCATCGAGATCACCAACCCCGGGCGCGGCCAGGACAAGTACATCTACACCTACAGCGACGCCGAGCTGCACAAGGTCCTGCGCGACCTGGAGCGGCGCGGCAAGCGCTGGAAGGACCCCGTGCAGCGTTACAAGGGCCTCGGTGAGATGGACGCCGACCAGCTCGCCGAGACGACCATGGACCCCCGTCACCGCGTCCTGCGCCGCGTCAAGATCGAGGACGTGGAGGATGCCGAGCACATCTTCAGCCTCCTGATGGGCAGCGACGTCGGCCCGCGCCGCGAGTTCATCATCGGCAGCGCCGCCGAGGTGGACCGCGACCACATCGACGCCTGA